Genomic DNA from Peribacillus simplex:
ATCAATGTATTAAGCCGCGCGATAGGTGCTTACTTGGACATTGTCGATATAGGGATCGATGCAGATATCGAAGCACCGGGGTTAACTTCGAGAAAAGTCCGCAATGGAACTAGAAACTTTTATAAGGAAGAGGCGATGACCAAGGAAGAGGTAATTCAAGCGCTTGAAATTGGATATGACCGTGCACAGAAAATGATTGCCCGTGGTGCGAACTGCCTGATTCTTGGTGAAATGGGAATCGGAAATACGACTTCCAGTACCGCCATCATCTCCGTCGTAAGCGGGAAAAGCGTAGAATCACTAGTGGGGCAGGGAACAGGATTGAAGTCAGAGGGCATTATACATAAGCGAAGAATAATTGAAGAAGCGATTTCATTAAGAAATCCAAATCCTGATGATCCAATCAATATTTTGATGAAAATCGGCGGGTTCGAAATTGCAGGTATGGCAGGGGCCATGCTAGCTGCAGCGAATAACCGTATCCCCATTCTTGTTGATGGTTTCATTACAACCACGGCTGCTGTATTGGCAAACCTGATTTCCGGACGTGCAGCCGATTATATGTTTGTTGGACATCAATCTGCAGAACCTGGTCATGGAACGGCAATAGAACTGATTGGCAAGGAGCCGATCCTCGATGTGGGAATGAGAATCGGGGAAGGAACAGGGGCTGCCCTGTCATACCCCATCCTTAAGGCAGCGACATTGGTCATTAAAGAAATGGCAACATTTGAATCTGCAGGCGTGTCAAATAAGTAAGAAATAGGAGACCTTCATTGCGATGGTCTCCTATTTATATGGTTTCTTTCAGTTCACTTTTACTTAATGGGCAGATGACCTTTATATTTCTTCATTTTCCTGACGACGGAAGGTTGGCTGATCCCTAAGAATTTTGCCATTTCATATGTGGACTTACATTGTTTACTCGCTTTCATCATCATCCATTTTTCCACTTGTTCGAGGGCGGTATTGAGATCACTATCATCAACCATCATATCGTCAATCATTAGGGTATCATCTATTTTCTCAAAAGATTCTTGTCCATGGAAATGGGAGGGGAGAAAGCCAGGGAAAATGATGGAGTCCTCCGAGGTCAAAATGAGCCGTTCAATCAGGTTTTCCAATTCACGCACGTTTCCTGACCATTTATGCTGAATCAGTATTTCGTAAGTGGAAGGGTGCAATTTCTTATCTGACTTGTATTTCTTGTTGATGATTTCGAGATTATGATTGATTAAGATGGCAATATCTTCTTTTCTTTCTCGTAATGGCGGTATTTGGATGGGAATCACATTTAAGCGATAATACAAATCGAGCCTGAATGTTCCCTTTTCCACCATTTCCTCAAGGTTTTGATTGGTTGCCGTTACAAGCCGAAAATCTATCTTATGCTCTTTTTTTCCGCCCACCCTTTTAAAAGTCTTCTCTTGCAGGACATTTAATAATTTCACTTGCATATCCAGCGGAAGCTCACCGATTTCATCCAGAAATAGGGTACCATTATCTGCTTGTTCTACTAGCCCTTGCTTCCCCTGCTTCTGCGCTCCGGTGAAGGATCCCGCTTCATATCCAAACATTTCAGATTCAAAGAGACTCTCTGGGATGGTACTGCAGTTGACTTCGATGAATGGCTCTTTGCTGCGGTAACTCTGATTATGCAGACGGCGGGCGAATACGCTCTTTCCCACACCGGATTCACCAAGAAGCATGACTGTCGCATCCGTTTTGGAAACACGGTGTATCATTTTGGCGATTTGCCGCATTTCCTTGCTGCGATAAATCAGCTCCTCCTGTTCCCTTAGTTCCTCGACCTCCGATTGGTATTCTTGTATCTTTTTCTCCAATTGACCGTACTGATCCTGGAGGTTCCTGATTTCAGTTTGATCCTGGGCGTAGCTGAC
This window encodes:
- the cobT gene encoding nicotinate-nucleotide--dimethylbenzimidazole phosphoribosyltransferase produces the protein MTNGLAAISIPMLDEEMGRQVKGHVDSLTVPQGSLGRLEEWIIELAKMTGEAFPDISKPGVIVFAADHGITEEGISAYPKEVTEQMALNFLNDGAAINVLSRAIGAYLDIVDIGIDADIEAPGLTSRKVRNGTRNFYKEEAMTKEEVIQALEIGYDRAQKMIARGANCLILGEMGIGNTTSSTAIISVVSGKSVESLVGQGTGLKSEGIIHKRRIIEEAISLRNPNPDDPINILMKIGGFEIAGMAGAMLAAANNRIPILVDGFITTTAAVLANLISGRAADYMFVGHQSAEPGHGTAIELIGKEPILDVGMRIGEGTGAALSYPILKAATLVIKEMATFESAGVSNK
- a CDS encoding sigma-54 interaction domain-containing protein, whose amino-acid sequence is MMSDNNIKRVLECIINTSNNNITVTDEKGFILFTNPNHWWIYGIEPEHYLGKSVYQLETEGILSPSISAMVLKKKTPVQIMQHTKTGKIVMSTAYPIFDDDGELIRVVSYAQDQTEIRNLQDQYGQLEKKIQEYQSEVEELREQEELIYRSKEMRQIAKMIHRVSKTDATVMLLGESGVGKSVFARRLHNQSYRSKEPFIEVNCSTIPESLFESEMFGYEAGSFTGAQKQGKQGLVEQADNGTLFLDEIGELPLDMQVKLLNVLQEKTFKRVGGKKEHKIDFRLVTATNQNLEEMVEKGTFRLDLYYRLNVIPIQIPPLRERKEDIAILINHNLEIINKKYKSDKKLHPSTYEILIQHKWSGNVRELENLIERLILTSEDSIIFPGFLPSHFHGQESFEKIDDTLMIDDMMVDDSDLNTALEQVEKWMMMKASKQCKSTYEMAKFLGISQPSVVRKMKKYKGHLPIK